In a single window of the Alphaproteobacteria bacterium LSUCC0684 genome:
- a CDS encoding tetratricopeptide repeat protein, with product MNDFIHEINQELREERRRALWKQYGKYVIAMAVAVVVLVAGRQGYVGYQENARQQAADSFHAALADGGMAELEKLAGAGEGYPMLARFHLAGKLAATADPAAEEAYLEIARDSSLALVYRDAAMILSVMNAAPSTDSATRKARLEPMVQGSGTWRLLAAELLIGLAIADGDMAQARERIDGLQAESGLPAGLSQRLQVIAQALGE from the coding sequence ATGAACGACTTCATTCACGAGATTAATCAGGAACTGCGTGAGGAGCGGAGACGAGCGCTGTGGAAACAGTATGGCAAATATGTCATTGCCATGGCGGTTGCGGTGGTGGTGCTGGTTGCCGGACGTCAGGGCTATGTCGGGTATCAGGAAAATGCCCGCCAGCAGGCCGCGGACAGTTTTCACGCAGCCCTTGCCGATGGGGGCATGGCCGAGTTGGAAAAACTGGCAGGCGCGGGCGAAGGCTACCCGATGCTGGCCCGGTTTCATCTGGCCGGCAAACTTGCGGCCACGGCTGATCCGGCGGCAGAAGAAGCGTATCTTGAAATTGCAAGAGATTCTTCCCTTGCGCTTGTCTACCGTGATGCGGCGATGATTCTTTCGGTCATGAACGCCGCTCCGTCCACCGATAGCGCCACCAGAAAAGCAAGGCTTGAGCCCATGGTTCAGGGAAGCGGGACCTGGCGCCTTTTGGCCGCCGAACTGCTGATCGGTCTCGCTATTGCTGATGGGGATATGGCGCAAGCCCGTGAACGCATCGACGGGTTGCAGGCTGAATCTGGTCTGCCCGCGGGTCTGAGCCAGCGTCTTCAGGTTATAGCGCAAGCGCTGGGGGAATGA
- the guaB gene encoding IMP dehydrogenase has product MPISEALTFDDVLLQPAASSILPGDADVRTRLTRDIAINIPLVSAAMDTITENRLAITMAQLGGIGIIHKNMSAEDQAREVAMVKRFEAGMVVNPLTIEENKTLGDALALMQQHGISGIPVVAKGSDVLVGILTNRDVRFALDPSEKVSQLMTRDVVTAPEQISHDDARKLLHAHRIEKLVVVDDKNRCIGLITVKDMEKAETYPNSAKDASGRLRVGAAIGAGQDGLERAEALMAAGVDVLVVDTAHGHSEGVLNAVGNVRKMANDVQIIAGNIATAEGAEALIKVGADAVKIGIGPGSICTTRMVAGVGVPQLTAIMEASAVCRKAGVPAIADGGIKYSGDLAKAIAAGADCAMIGSMLAGTEETPGEVYLYQGRSYKAYRGMGSLGAMARGSADRYFQAEISQPLKLVPEGIEGQVPYKGEAGAVIHQMLGGLKAAMGYTGNATIAEMSKNAKFVRITGAGLKESHVHDVTITREAPNYRPDF; this is encoded by the coding sequence ATGCCAATTTCAGAAGCTCTCACTTTTGATGATGTACTGCTTCAGCCAGCGGCATCATCCATACTTCCGGGCGATGCCGATGTCCGGACCAGATTAACGCGCGATATCGCCATCAACATTCCGCTTGTTTCCGCTGCAATGGACACGATCACGGAAAACCGCCTGGCGATCACCATGGCCCAGCTTGGCGGCATCGGAATCATCCACAAGAACATGTCAGCCGAAGATCAGGCGCGGGAAGTCGCCATGGTCAAGAGGTTTGAGGCGGGGATGGTGGTCAACCCGCTTACTATCGAAGAGAACAAGACCCTCGGCGATGCGCTGGCCCTCATGCAGCAGCATGGGATCAGCGGCATTCCTGTTGTTGCAAAGGGATCGGATGTTCTGGTCGGTATTCTCACGAACCGTGATGTGCGCTTTGCCCTTGATCCATCGGAAAAGGTCTCCCAGCTCATGACACGTGATGTTGTCACCGCCCCGGAGCAGATCAGCCACGACGATGCGCGCAAACTGCTCCATGCCCACCGGATTGAAAAGCTGGTGGTGGTGGATGACAAAAACCGCTGTATCGGGTTGATCACGGTCAAGGATATGGAAAAGGCGGAAACCTACCCGAACTCGGCGAAGGATGCGTCGGGGCGTTTGCGGGTCGGGGCGGCGATCGGGGCAGGTCAGGATGGGCTCGAGCGTGCCGAAGCCCTGATGGCAGCGGGGGTTGATGTGCTGGTGGTGGATACCGCGCATGGCCATTCCGAAGGCGTGCTCAATGCCGTGGGTAATGTGCGTAAAATGGCCAATGACGTTCAGATCATCGCCGGCAATATTGCCACTGCCGAAGGCGCGGAGGCGTTGATCAAGGTTGGCGCGGATGCCGTGAAGATCGGGATCGGCCCGGGGTCGATCTGCACAACGCGCATGGTTGCCGGTGTCGGGGTGCCGCAATTGACGGCGATCATGGAAGCATCGGCTGTTTGCCGCAAGGCCGGGGTGCCAGCCATTGCCGATGGCGGGATCAAATATTCCGGTGATCTGGCAAAAGCCATCGCGGCAGGGGCGGATTGCGCGATGATCGGCTCCATGCTTGCCGGAACCGAGGAAACCCCGGGTGAGGTTTATCTCTATCAGGGGCGGTCCTATAAAGCCTATCGCGGCATGGGATCGCTTGGCGCGATGGCGCGCGGCTCGGCAGACCGGTATTTTCAGGCGGAAATATCCCAGCCGCTCAAACTTGTACCCGAAGGCATCGAAGGCCAGGTTCCCTATAAGGGGGAGGCGGGCGCAGTGATTCATCAGATGCTCGGCGGCCTTAAGGCGGCCATGGGATATACCGGCAATGCGACGATTGCCGAGATGAGCAAGAACGCCAAATTCGTCCGCATCACCGGAGCAGGGCTGAAGGAAAGCCATGTTCATGACGTGACCATCACAAGAGAAGCACCGAATTACCGCCCTGATTTTTAG
- a CDS encoding DUF2794 domain-containing protein, whose translation MRVAAGEWRDYSLDHLEGQAFFSIYRSSHEMPLYTIEKRRLKGKDRWLFSLRDRKKTLKTGARLQDILDYLTGLPRLVNT comes from the coding sequence ATGCGTGTTGCCGCAGGTGAATGGCGGGACTATTCGCTTGATCACCTCGAAGGGCAGGCGTTTTTTTCAATCTACCGATCCAGTCATGAAATGCCTCTCTACACGATCGAAAAAAGGCGGCTCAAAGGCAAGGATCGTTGGCTCTTCAGCCTCAGGGACCGGAAAAAAACACTGAAAACCGGTGCACGGCTCCAGGATATACTTGATTACCTGACCGGCCTGCCGAGACTGGTCAACACCTGA
- a CDS encoding RlmE family RNA methyltransferase encodes MSGRDQKKGASGRSYRGSAGITKTPKKSRGRSESSRRWIQRQLNDPFVAEAKSRGFRSRAALKLEQIDEKFSLLKPHDKVLDLGCAPGGWLQYASQKIGLTQGHGVLAGIDLLECDPVPGATIFKGDINDDAMMHALIDVMEGKADVVLSDMAADTTGHRATDHLRTTALLDIALDMAGRILAPGGIFLAKCFRGGAEKSALDLMRRDFASVRHVKPAASRQESVESYVLAMGFRGKPQDDDNPRE; translated from the coding sequence ATGTCCGGCCGGGATCAGAAAAAAGGGGCCAGCGGTCGCAGTTACCGCGGCTCGGCAGGGATCACCAAAACACCGAAAAAATCCCGTGGCAGATCGGAATCCTCGCGTCGCTGGATACAGCGTCAGCTCAATGATCCTTTTGTCGCCGAGGCTAAATCGCGTGGTTTCAGGTCTCGGGCTGCCCTGAAACTTGAGCAGATTGACGAAAAATTTTCCCTGCTCAAACCCCATGACAAGGTGCTAGATCTTGGCTGTGCCCCCGGCGGATGGCTGCAATATGCCAGCCAGAAAATCGGCCTGACCCAGGGGCATGGCGTGCTTGCGGGAATAGACCTTCTTGAATGTGATCCGGTTCCCGGCGCCACTATATTCAAAGGTGATATCAATGACGATGCCATGATGCATGCCCTGATTGACGTGATGGAAGGCAAAGCGGATGTTGTGCTTTCGGACATGGCGGCGGATACAACCGGACATCGCGCCACCGATCATTTGCGCACAACAGCTCTTCTTGATATTGCGCTCGATATGGCCGGCCGTATCCTTGCGCCTGGCGGGATATTCCTTGCGAAATGTTTTCGCGGCGGGGCAGAGAAATCCGCCCTTGATCTCATGCGACGTGACTTTGCGTCGGTCAGGCATGTCAAACCTGCCGCCAGTCGTCAGGAATCCGTGGAAAGTTATGTGCTGGCCATGGGATTTCGGGGCAAGCCACAAGATGATGACAATCCTCGCGAATAA
- a CDS encoding PQQ-binding-like beta-propeller repeat protein, producing the protein MRRAPAILLWKSVLMLIAGFALSACSEREVILPGERISITSSNSTLLLEPDASAAAEGAQTGAPQANSHFETPGFSDNHAGGHFSVDLPLRAAYHLDVGINAELGTEVAQPVAGGGNIYTIMPLGDLRATSVSDGKPVWRKDIDESTDKTQASISGGLGLEGDILFAHAGKERLYALNAATGEEIWSTDFDDFLIGGPTISLDVVIVTDVSGRVIAVSAADGQQLWSRIGSRGDTRVTGSSFPAISDNEVIIGGAEGELISLSLDQGQMNWGEYLSPSNLLTALDTFSDITAHPVHDGGLVVVITQSGLMVAFNARSGRVVWEHELRGITMPWLAGQTIFVTTVNGQLYAIRRVDGAVRWKADLPGAFDILEPISEDAYTYASPIVVSGKVLVPGTTGQLHIFDAETGEAEQTLSTRGPVTTAPIVVNGTVFTLNRNGGLTAFR; encoded by the coding sequence ATGCGGCGCGCTCCCGCCATTCTATTGTGGAAATCTGTGCTCATGCTCATTGCAGGGTTTGCTCTTTCCGCCTGTTCGGAGAGAGAAGTCATCCTGCCGGGGGAACGGATTTCGATTACATCTTCCAACAGCACTCTTCTGCTTGAGCCTGATGCATCGGCGGCGGCCGAAGGGGCGCAGACAGGCGCCCCACAAGCCAACAGCCATTTTGAAACGCCCGGATTTTCCGATAACCATGCCGGAGGGCATTTCAGCGTCGATCTGCCTCTTCGTGCTGCCTATCATCTGGATGTCGGGATCAATGCCGAGTTGGGAACCGAAGTCGCGCAGCCGGTAGCCGGAGGCGGGAATATCTATACGATCATGCCCCTTGGTGATCTTCGGGCAACGTCGGTTAGCGATGGCAAGCCTGTCTGGCGCAAGGATATCGATGAGTCCACCGATAAAACCCAGGCAAGTATTTCAGGTGGTCTTGGGCTTGAAGGTGATATTCTTTTTGCGCATGCCGGCAAGGAACGTCTCTATGCCCTGAACGCCGCCACGGGGGAGGAGATCTGGTCCACCGATTTTGACGACTTTCTCATCGGCGGGCCAACCATTTCCCTGGATGTGGTGATTGTCACCGATGTCAGCGGCAGGGTCATTGCCGTATCGGCGGCGGATGGCCAGCAGTTGTGGAGCCGCATCGGCAGCCGCGGGGATACACGTGTCACCGGATCATCTTTCCCGGCCATCAGCGATAACGAAGTCATCATCGGTGGTGCCGAAGGCGAGCTGATATCGCTCAGCCTTGATCAGGGGCAGATGAACTGGGGGGAATATCTGTCGCCATCAAACCTGCTGACGGCACTGGATACGTTTTCGGATATCACCGCTCATCCTGTCCATGATGGTGGGCTGGTGGTGGTGATTACCCAGTCCGGCCTCATGGTCGCCTTCAACGCCCGGAGCGGGCGTGTTGTCTGGGAGCATGAGTTGCGGGGCATCACCATGCCCTGGCTGGCCGGGCAGACGATTTTCGTCACCACGGTCAACGGCCAGCTTTACGCCATCAGGCGCGTTGATGGCGCGGTTCGCTGGAAAGCTGATCTGCCCGGCGCGTTTGATATTCTGGAGCCTATTTCCGAAGATGCGTATACCTACGCATCGCCCATTGTGGTTTCGGGCAAGGTTCTTGTTCCGGGAACGACCGGGCAGTTACATATATTTGATGCAGAGACAGGAGAGGCGGAACAGACGCTTTCCACACGCGGACCTGTCACCACCGCACCGATTGTTGTTAATGGAACGGTCTTTACGCTCAACCGTAATGGTGGGCTGACCGCCTTCCGTTGA
- a CDS encoding DUF3126 family protein, with translation MNSQEALKIQTFLRGKLGNTGIALRPRADDVSEDSAEVTLDGEFLGVIFKDREDGEVCYHLQWTIIEEDLE, from the coding sequence ATGAATAGCCAGGAAGCGCTCAAAATCCAGACATTTCTGCGCGGAAAACTCGGGAATACGGGGATTGCCCTGCGCCCCCGCGCCGATGATGTTTCCGAAGATTCGGCCGAAGTCACCCTTGATGGGGAATTTCTGGGCGTGATCTTCAAGGACCGCGAAGATGGCGAGGTTTGCTATCATCTGCAATGGACGATCATCGAAGAAGACCTTGAATAG
- a CDS encoding FkbM family methyltransferase — translation MSLRRVLADCQFLRRLLFPLFRRMNVEVRWRHDVTRRGFSLMTWLHKGYWYYGNTRELNELSRFEEFIDTGDCVLEVGGHIGYVTQVFEKLVGDTGRVFVAEPSPVSRNLLQKNVLPETTILPVALSDKVGEADFYLEEFGGFMNSIDKDFTENSHRELRKYQHKTDSQVTRISVPVSTVDEVCNQYDITPKFIKIDTEGHEINVLQGAFNILPYVTALMVEVTKHHSEVYNLMYGLGFRAKDEGGREITGEFLGGNIFFYK, via the coding sequence ATGAGCCTGCGAAGAGTTCTGGCAGATTGCCAATTCCTGCGCCGTTTACTCTTCCCGTTGTTTCGCCGGATGAACGTGGAAGTCAGGTGGCGACATGATGTCACCCGCCGCGGGTTTTCGCTGATGACCTGGCTCCATAAGGGATACTGGTATTACGGAAACACCCGGGAGTTAAACGAGCTCAGTCGATTTGAAGAGTTCATAGACACCGGTGATTGCGTCCTCGAAGTTGGTGGCCATATAGGCTATGTTACGCAAGTCTTTGAGAAACTGGTCGGAGATACCGGCAGGGTTTTTGTGGCAGAGCCATCGCCGGTCAGCCGGAATTTACTGCAAAAAAATGTGTTGCCCGAAACAACAATCCTGCCCGTGGCGCTTTCAGACAAGGTCGGCGAGGCAGATTTCTACCTGGAAGAGTTTGGCGGCTTCATGAACTCGATCGACAAGGATTTCACCGAAAACTCCCACAGGGAATTGAGGAAATACCAGCACAAAACCGACAGTCAGGTAACCAGAATTTCGGTGCCTGTTTCAACGGTTGATGAAGTTTGCAACCAATATGATATCACGCCGAAGTTTATTAAAATCGATACAGAAGGACATGAAATCAACGTATTGCAGGGAGCATTTAATATATTGCCTTATGTGACGGCGCTGATGGTCGAGGTCACCAAACATCACTCGGAGGTCTACAATCTGATGTACGGGCTCGGTTTCCGTGCAAAAGATGAGGGGGGGAGGGAAATCACCGGGGAGTTTTTGGGCGGCAACATATTTTTCTATAAGTAG
- a CDS encoding ester cyclase, whose translation MSIEKSLVEVFYSEVWNKKNLEKANEILAEDFLFRGSLGNTKKGIDGFWTYVESVHNALSNYQCIIEEMVISDKQIAAKMIFKGIHKNTFFGIEPTNKMIQWYGAAFFKFSDKKITELWVLGDVDSIKTQLNA comes from the coding sequence ATGTCGATAGAAAAGTCTTTAGTTGAAGTGTTCTATTCTGAAGTTTGGAACAAAAAAAATTTAGAGAAAGCAAACGAGATTCTCGCGGAAGACTTTTTGTTTAGAGGCTCGCTTGGTAACACGAAAAAGGGAATTGATGGATTTTGGACTTATGTGGAATCTGTACATAATGCCTTATCGAACTATCAATGTATTATTGAAGAGATGGTAATTTCCGATAAGCAGATTGCTGCCAAAATGATTTTTAAAGGCATTCACAAAAATACTTTTTTTGGCATAGAACCCACAAACAAAATGATACAGTGGTACGGCGCTGCTTTCTTTAAATTTTCGGACAAAAAGATAACTGAACTATGGGTTTTAGGGGATGTTGATTCAATTAAAACTCAGTTGAACGCTTGA
- the hisI gene encoding phosphoribosyl-AMP cyclohydrolase — MKLARLEHVRFNSDGLVPAIAQCAASGDVLMMAWMSAESLELTLRTRRVTYFSRSRQELWEKGLTSGHTQRLVDVHLDCDGDTILMKVEQVGAACHTGERSCFFRSLSGE; from the coding sequence ATGAAACTTGCCAGGCTTGAACATGTTCGTTTCAACTCCGATGGGCTGGTGCCGGCCATCGCGCAATGCGCCGCCTCGGGTGACGTCTTGATGATGGCCTGGATGAGTGCGGAATCGCTTGAGCTGACCCTGCGGACACGGCGGGTTACCTATTTTTCCAGATCACGGCAGGAGTTGTGGGAAAAGGGGTTGACCTCCGGGCATACCCAGCGGCTGGTTGATGTGCATCTTGATTGTGATGGTGACACGATCCTGATGAAGGTTGAGCAGGTTGGCGCCGCCTGTCATACCGGGGAGCGCAGCTGTTTCTTCCGGTCTCTTTCCGGGGAATAA
- the guaA gene encoding glutamine-hydrolyzing GMP synthase — MTDTILILDFGSQVTQLIARRLREDGVYTEILPCTADPDRIGALAPRGIILSGGPNSVALADTPRAPDIVFSSAVPVLGICYGQQTMCQQLGGRVEPGEDREFGRADVTVTSSCRLFDGVWEEGSSYPVWMSHGDRVVKLPEGFAVVAASSGAPFAAIADEERGYYGVQFHPEVVHTPDGSALLSRFAKGVCGVKGDWSMAAYRQRAIAAIREQVGEEGRVICGLSGGVDSSVTAVLIHEAIGDRLTCVFVDHGLMRKGEAEEVLQLFGGQYNIPLVHENAADLFLGRLEGVMDPEEKRKIIGATFIDVFDKAAARIEGAEFLAQGTLYPDVIESVSASGGPSVTIKSHHNVGGLPEDMALKLVEPLRELFKDEVRALGRELGMPENLVGRHPFPGPGLAIRIPGEVSAEKCDILRQADAIYLDEIRNAGLYDEIWQAFAVLLPVKTVGVMGDARSYEHVCGLRAVTSTDGMTADCYAFPHDFLMRVSTRIVNEVRGINRVVYDITSKPPGTIEWE; from the coding sequence ATGACCGATACAATTCTAATCCTTGATTTTGGCAGTCAGGTCACTCAGCTGATTGCCCGCCGCCTGCGTGAAGATGGTGTCTATACCGAAATTCTGCCCTGCACGGCGGACCCTGACCGGATAGGAGCTCTTGCCCCGCGCGGGATCATTCTTTCAGGCGGGCCGAATTCGGTGGCCCTTGCCGATACCCCCAGGGCACCTGATATCGTCTTTTCTTCCGCGGTGCCGGTTCTTGGCATCTGTTATGGCCAGCAGACAATGTGCCAGCAGCTTGGCGGCAGGGTTGAGCCGGGCGAGGACCGTGAATTTGGCCGTGCCGATGTGACCGTAACCTCTTCATGCCGCCTGTTTGACGGGGTGTGGGAAGAGGGCAGTTCCTATCCCGTCTGGATGAGCCACGGTGACCGGGTGGTGAAATTGCCCGAAGGCTTTGCTGTTGTCGCAGCATCATCCGGGGCGCCCTTTGCTGCCATCGCGGATGAAGAGCGCGGCTATTACGGGGTGCAGTTTCATCCCGAAGTTGTCCATACGCCGGATGGTTCTGCCCTGCTTTCGCGATTTGCCAAAGGTGTATGCGGGGTCAAGGGCGACTGGTCCATGGCAGCATACCGGCAGCGGGCGATTGCCGCTATTCGTGAACAGGTGGGGGAAGAAGGCCGGGTGATCTGCGGTCTTTCAGGCGGCGTTGATTCATCGGTGACAGCGGTGCTGATCCATGAAGCCATCGGCGACAGGCTGACTTGCGTCTTTGTCGATCACGGGTTGATGCGCAAGGGTGAAGCCGAGGAAGTGCTGCAGCTTTTCGGGGGGCAGTACAATATTCCTCTTGTCCATGAAAACGCCGCCGATCTTTTTCTGGGCCGTCTTGAGGGGGTAATGGACCCTGAAGAAAAAAGGAAGATCATTGGCGCGACCTTTATCGATGTCTTTGACAAGGCAGCTGCACGCATCGAAGGCGCAGAGTTTCTCGCCCAGGGAACGCTCTATCCGGATGTCATCGAAAGCGTGTCGGCTTCGGGCGGGCCGAGCGTGACCATCAAATCCCATCACAATGTCGGCGGGTTGCCGGAGGATATGGCGCTCAAACTCGTGGAACCGCTCAGGGAACTTTTCAAGGATGAAGTCCGGGCGCTGGGGCGGGAGCTTGGCATGCCGGAAAATCTGGTAGGGCGGCATCCCTTTCCGGGGCCAGGTCTTGCCATCCGAATCCCGGGTGAGGTGAGTGCCGAGAAATGCGATATTCTCCGCCAGGCGGACGCAATCTATCTTGATGAAATCCGCAACGCCGGTCTTTACGATGAAATCTGGCAGGCATTTGCGGTGCTCTTGCCGGTGAAAACCGTGGGCGTCATGGGGGATGCGCGATCCTATGAGCATGTCTGCGGGCTTCGCGCGGTCACATCCACCGATGGCATGACCGCGGACTGTTATGCCTTCCCCCATGACTTCCTGATGCGTGTTTCAACCCGTATCGTCAATGAAGTCCGGGGCATCAACCGCGTCGTCTATGATATCACGTCCAAACCCCCCGGCACGATCGAGTGGGAATGA